One region of Corvus moneduloides isolate bCorMon1 chromosome 1, bCorMon1.pri, whole genome shotgun sequence genomic DNA includes:
- the CCDC12 gene encoding coiled-coil domain-containing protein 12, with product MRGARCTAGGTQRVKKMAAPGGGLEAAEEAEGLVLGRLEEEALKRRERLKALRQRTLQNQESGEPESKIPREDEEEEPVKHKEIKLRNYDPEDEELKKRKLPPGKPASVEDTVKEQLEAAKPEPIIDEVDLANLAPRKPDWDLKRDVSKKLEKLEKRTQRAIAELIRERLKGQEEELASAVGSAKQEGSDSD from the exons ATGCGCGGCGCGCGCTGTACGGCGGGCGGGACGCAGAGGGTGAAGAAGATGGCGGCGCCCGGCGGCGGCCTGGAGGCCGCGGAGGAGGCCGAGGGCTTGGTTTTGGGGCGGCTGGAGGAGGAGGCGCTGAAGCGGCGGGAGCGGCTGAAGGCCCTGAGGCAGAGAACGCTCCAG aacCAGGAGAGCGGAGAACCCGAATCCAAAATTCCCAgagaagatgaggaggaggagcctGTCAAGCACAA GGAGATCAAGCTGCGGAATTACGATCCCGAGGATGAGGAGctgaagaagaggaagctgCCCCCGGGCAAACCGGCCTCag TGGAGGACACggtgaaggagcagctggaagctgcCAAGCCGGAGCCCATCATCGATGAGGTG GATCTGGCAAACTTGGCTCCCAGGAAACCCGACTG GGATTTGAAGCGGGATGTGTCcaagaagctggaaaagctggagaagaggacCCAGAGAGCCATCGCGGAGCTGATCC GAGAGCGCTTgaaagggcaggaggaggagctggcGTCGGCTGTGGGATCAGCGAAGCAGGAGGGAAGCGACTCCGACTGA